Genomic window (Synergistes jonesii):
TTACACTTTAGCGTTATCGCAGATCTACCGCACGCACCTCGACCCACGCATAGGATTTCTGCACGAGACAAATTTCCGCCGCTTCAGCCTCAACCTCGACGTAGCGGAAATTTTTAAGCCGATAATGGTTGACAGGCTGATATTCTCTCTCATCAACAAAAAAGAGATTCAGGATAAGCATTTTGAAAAACAGAGCGGCGGCGGAATTTATCTGAACGAAAAGGGACGCGAAACAATTCTGCGCGCCTGGGAAGGAAAAGTCAATGAGACAATAGAGCATCCGACGCTCGGAAGAAAAGTCAGCTACCGCGGGCTTGTGCGTATGGAGATATATAAGCTGCAAAAGCATATAATGGAAAATATTGATTACGCTCCCTATGTGAGCAGGTGGTGACATTGTTCGTCCTTATGTTCTACGATGTAGGAGAAAAGAGGGTAAATAAAGTGCTTAAGGCGGCAAGAAAATACCTAACGTGGATTCAGAACTCGGTGCTTGAAGGCGAGCTGACGCCGGCAGCACTTGAGGCTTTGAAAGTTGATGTGAAGAAGATTATAGACGACGAATATGACAGCGTGCTATTCTATATTTGGAGAACAGAACGGTATATGGCACGTGAAGCGATGGGGGTAAAACGCGGCGCAGTGGATTCGTTTATCTGACGGCACGTCGCCCTGTAATAACGCAGAAAACGCACGAGATCGACAGACATTGTGAAACTCCGATTTATTAAGTGCAGGACCGGACCATGACAATTTAATATAGGATTTTTTAAACAAAAACTGCCGTTGACCCAAGCGAAAAGAGTGGGTAAAATGGCAAGGGAGCGCGTTAGAAATCGAGAGTATAACAAATTCTGTGTAAACTCCATAGAGAAGAAAGCAAGCCTCCTGGATTGGTGTTAAGATAAATTCAATCCAGGAGGATATTTTTATGGCAAGACAGAGAAAACTGACACCGGAAAGAAAAGCGCTTATTCAGAGTCTCCTTTCCCACTACAAACCGGAAGACGCCCAGGACGTACAGGCTATGCTGAGGGATCTTCTCGGAGATACGATCCAGCAGATGCTGGAAGCCGAGATGGATGACCATCTCGGTTACAGCAAATATGACTACAAGAACAAGCATACAGATGACAGCCGCAACGGCTACAGCCCTAAAACAGTCACCTCTTCGGCCGGAGATATCCCGATCGACGTCCCCAGAGACCGCAAGGGTGACTTCGAACCGCAGTCAGTCAAAAAGAACCAGACCGATATCTCAAATATAGAGGATCAGGTCCTGTCCATGTATGCAAAAGGCATGACGACCCGGGATATCTCGGCTCACCTGCAGTCTATCTACGGTGTGGATGCCTCTGCTGAAATGATTTCGCGAATGACGGATCGAATTCTGCCGATTGCCAAAGAATGGCAGAACCGGCCGCTGGCCAAAAAGTATGCAGTCGTCTTTATGGACGCCGTGCAT
Coding sequences:
- the cas2 gene encoding CRISPR-associated endonuclease Cas2 gives rise to the protein MTLFVLMFYDVGEKRVNKVLKAARKYLTWIQNSVLEGELTPAALEALKVDVKKIIDDEYDSVLFYIWRTERYMAREAMGVKRGAVDSFI
- a CDS encoding IS256 family transposase, encoding MARQRKLTPERKALIQSLLSHYKPEDAQDVQAMLRDLLGDTIQQMLEAEMDDHLGYSKYDYKNKHTDDSRNGYSPKTVTSSAGDIPIDVPRDRKGDFEPQSVKKNQTDISNIEDQVLSMYAKGMTTRDISAHLQSIYGVDASAEMISRMTDRILPIAKEWQNRPLAKKYAVVFMDAVHFNVRQDGRTVKKAVYVAIGTRLDGHREVLGLWVGGNESAKYWVGVLNEIRNRGTEDIFIISVDGLTGFADAISAVYPKAEIQRCIVHQIRYTTKFVSYKDIKAFMNDLKGVYQAPTLEQAEEGLDRLEEKWGSKYP